The Streptomyces sp. NBC_01276 genome contains the following window.
CGCCAGTAGGGCAGCGTGTCCGGGGTGAGGTCGATGACGGTCTGCGGGACCAGCCGGTTGTCGGCCATGGCCCGCAGGTACTCGCGCCGCGAGTGGATGTTGCACTCGAAGTGGGCGTTGATCTGCGAGACCCACTTCGACGGCTGGCCGTACTTCGGGTTCCAGCAGCCGGTGATGGTCACGTAGCGGCCTCCGACCTTGAGGATCCGGGAGTGCTCGGACATCAGGTCGTGCAGGTCGACGTACATGCTGGACTCGTTGTTCCAGGAGGCGGACACCGAGCCGCTCTCCAGGGGGGTGTCGAGCATGTTGCAGACCCGGGCGCGGACGCGGTCCCCGATGCCGAGCTCACGCGCGCGCTGGTTGGCGAAGTCGGCCTGCTTGGCCGACAGGGTGACGCCCTCCACCTTGCACCCGAAGCGCTGGTGGGCCATCACCATCGAACCGCCGCGGCCGCAGCCGGCGTCCACCAGCGTGTCGTCGCGCCCGATGGTGCCCAGGCCGTCGAGCAGTACGTCGGTCTGGGCCGACTCCAGCCGGTGCAGCTCAGCGACCAGCTTCTTCTCGTACGTGCTGTCGGCGGGGTCCCCGAGAGCCTCCGTGGCGACGGGACCCACGCCGTAGTGGTGGTGGTAGAGGCCGTCGACATCGCCGAGACGCAGGTTCACCGGCCGCGCCTCTTCGTTCCAGTAGCGGGCGATGTCGCCCTGGTAGGGCGTCGCCGGGGCGGGGATGAAGGCGGAGGCGCCACGGGTGGGAGTGATCTCAGTGGTCACAGATAAGTCCATTCCTCTTACCAGAAGTCGGGCAAGCTGTAGCGGTAGGTGTTGGTCATGTGCCAGTAGTGGTTGCCGTCGACCCAGACGGCCACGCCCCGCAGGAAGCGCAGCAGGCGCGGGTCGGGCCAGGAGGCGGCCAGCGCGGCGGCCTCGGCCTCGAACTCGTGCATGAGCTCGTTGTGGACCTCGACCGCCTTCAGGTAGCCCTCCTTGTCGGAGAGACCTTCCTGCTCGGCGATCACCACGGGCAGGTTCAGGTGTTTGCCGGGGCTCTTGAGCTCCTTGGTGTAGGAGTAGAGGTCGTTCGAGATCGTGGTGGCGTTGCCGGCGAGCGCGATGACCCGCTGCAGGGCGGGCAGGGCGTGCAGGTCCGGCGGGAGCTCGTAGCCGCCGACCGTGTCGGTGATGGTGGGGCAGGGGCGGAAGTTGTTGAACTGCCGCATCGACAGGTACTCCCACACTTCGGGCGTGTAGTCCGTCTGCGCCCACGCCGCCTCGGCGAGGTACCCCATGTGGAGCCGGGCCATGTCGTGCCGGAACCGGTCCGCCTGGGACGGGGTGGCGGCCTCGGAGAAGTACGCCATGGCCGAACGGTAGGAACGGCGGGCGGCGTCCGAGAGCAGCGACTCGGCCCACACCCCCTGGTACTCCGTCGTCGTGTGGAGCGGGTCCAGGGCGGTGTGGGCGAGCAGAAGCCTTCCGCCCAGGCCGACCGGCGAGCCTCCGTGGTCCTCGCAGTAGACGTCGTCGACGACGTTCTCGGCGACCATCAGCCGGGTGGCGATCATCAGGTGGTCGACGGTCGGGGCGTCCGGGTGGCAGGCGACCATGTAGCGGCCCACGGAGAAGCCGTCGAACTGGTCCTCCCACTCCGGGGGGTAGGCCTCGACCTCGTCCACCGCCCACCGCTTGATCCGCCGGCTGACCTCCGCCACCCGGACGGGGTCGGGCTCCGGCACGGGATGGTGGTAGAGGCCGGGGATCGGCCGGCCCTCTGCCGGAGCGTCCGCCGCGGCGGACGGTACGGGCGGCCGTACGCGCCGGGCGGGGTACAGCCCTGACGTCCCCATGCCGCTCGGGCCGCGGACGATCCGGTCCAGGGCGGGGTTGGGGCCCGGGACCGCGGCCGTCCCGGCCTCCCGCACCGCCCCGGCGGCGAGGTCGCCGCCCGCGCCCTCCACCGCCGGTGCGGCCGCTTCCGCCCCCGGTACGGAGGTCCCGGCGGCGGGCCCGAAGGGCAGCGCCGGGCCGGTCGGCAGGGGTGGCCGGAGAACGGTGCCGGGAAGGGCCGAACGCAGGGGGGACGTCCCGGAGTCGGGCATCCATGGCTCCTAAGTGAGGTGGGTGGGCTGTTCCGGATCTCGGGCACGCGCAGGCGCACGGTTCCGCGCACGCGGGCACCGCCGGACACGCCACCGCGCGGGCAGGCCGCAGCGGTGCGGGGCGGACCCGCGCCGGGCGGCCCGGGGCCGCAGCCGTGGCCGGGGCCGTGCCGGCGGGGCGGGCCGCGGTCGCCGGGTCCCGGCGCTCCGGGCCGGACGGGCCGGACGGGCTCCTGAGGAGCACGCGCGCCGGACACCCCCGAGGGGTGTCCGGCGGGTCGGGCCGGGTCACCCCCTAGTCGCGGCTCCGCGCGATCTGCACGTTCTCCAGCACGCCGAGCGCGTCGGGGACGAGGATGGCGGCGGAGTAGTACGTGGTGACCAGGTAGGAGATGATCGCCTGCTCGTCGATCCCCATGAACCGCACCGACAGGCCCGGTTCGTACTCCTCCGGCAGACCGGTCTGGCGCAGACCGACGACGCCCTGGTTGTCCTCGCCGGTGCGCATGGCGAGGATCGAGCTGGTGTTGTCCTTGCTGATCGGGATCTTGTTGCACGGCAGGATCGGGACACCGCGCCAGGCCGGTACCTGCTGACCGCCGAGGTCGACGTGGTCCGGGTAGAGCCCGCGGGCGTTGAGTTCGCGCCCGATGGCCGCGATGGTCCGGGGGTGGGCGAAGAACAGCTTGGTGCCGCGCCGGCGGCAGAGCAGTTCGTCGAGGTCGTCCGGGGTGGGCGGGCCGGAGTGGGTCTGGATCCGCTGCTTGAAGGAGGCGTTGTGCAGCAGACCGAACTCGCGGTTGTTGATCAGCTCGTGCTCCTGGCGCTCGCGCAGCGCCTCGATGGTGAGCCTGAGCTGTTCCTCGGTCTGGTTGTGCGGGCCGTTGTAGAGGTCGACGACGCGGGTGTGGACCCGCAGGACCGTTTGCGCGATGGAGAGTTCGTACTCGCGCGGGTTGAGCTCGTAGTCGACGAAGGCGCCGGGCAGCTCGGGCTCGCCCGTGTGGCCGGCGGACATGGCGATCTCGGCCTCGCCGTGCTTGTTCTGCCGCTGCCGGGGCAGGCTGCTGAACCGCTGTACGTGTGCCTGGAGTTGCGGCGCGTTGGACAGCACGGAGGCGAAGTCGGCGCGGGAGAGGCTGAGCAGCGTGCCCGCGGTCTCGGCGGTGGCGCTGTAGTCCCACTCCGCGTCCGCGTCCAGCAGGGCGTTCTCGCCGAACCGGTCGCCGTCGGCGAGTACCGCGACGGCGACCTCGTCGCCGTACTTGCCGACCGAGGTCTGGGCGATCCGGCCGTGGGCGACCAGGTGGATCCGGTCGGCCGGGGTACCGCGCTGGACGAGGACCTCGCCGGGCCCGAAGTCACGCTGGACGCAGCGGGCGGCGAGGGCGCCCAGCACCTCGACGTCGTCGAAGCCCCGCAGCAGGGCGAGTTCGCCGAGTTCCCGCGGGATCACCCGGACGGTGGCGCCGTCCTGGACGAATTCGATGCGCCCGTCGCCGACGGTGTAGCTGAGGCGGCGGTTCACCCGGTAGGTGCCGCCCTTGGTTTCGACCCAGGGGAGCGTCCGCAGCAGCCAGCGGGAGGTGATCTCCTGCATCTGCGGGGCGGACTTGGTGGTGGTGGCAAGGTTGCGGGCGGCCGCCGTACCCAGGCTGGACTGCCGGGGCGGAGCGGGCTGCGCCTCCGTGCTGGCGTCAACGGTCATCGGGCGAGCTCTCCTTCGCGGGGGCGGTGACCGTCGTCGCTCACGGGCGGGGTGGTCAACCGGTGAAAAGAGGAAGAAAGAGGAACAGGAGCAAGGGGGACGGACATCCGGGGAGTCCGCCCGAATCCGTGGAAACAGTAACGGCGGCGGAACCGGTGATCGTCCTGAGGCCGAGGGCATTACCTCGATCCGGCGATCTCCGTCTCAGCCGCGTTTGCCGTGGCGGCCGGCCACATTCAAGCCCGATCGAACGTGGGTCCGATACGCCGCGGCGGGACGCTCTCGCGCCCCTCCTCCCCCTCACGCCACAGAGGTCTACCGATGTCTCATCGCCTCCGCCTCCGGCCCCGCAGGCGCGCACGCTGCCACGACGGAATCTCCCGGCGTCATCCGGACCGGGACCGGACACCGGCTCCGGACCGTTCCCGCCCACCCGCGCTCCGGGAACGACCTCCGCCCCGGCGTGCGCTTCCGCGCGGATCCGGCCAAGTCCCGTGCCGATCGGCGGCCTTCACGGGCAGAAGAGGGCGGCGGATCAGCCGACGCGGTCGGCGAGGGCCCGGAAGTCGGCCCAGGAGGCCTGCGGCGTGCGGGCGTCCCAGAGCTTCTGGGACAGGGCGGCCAGGGGGAGCCGGATGCCCGCGGCCACCTGGTCCTGGGTCTGCGCACCGGCCAGGTCGGCCCAGACGGCGAGCCGGCCGCCGAGGATCTGCGCGTCGTAGCGGGCCGGGACGGCGGTGGTGCCGCGCAGCACCCGCGGGGTCCACTCCTCGTAGATCCGCCGGCCGGTGGGGTACGTGAACTGGTTGGGCTGGCCCAGCACGTAGTAGAGGTACTCGTCGTTGAGGTTGACGACCTTGCGGCCCGCGCTCAGGTACTCCAGCGGCGGCCGGGCGCCGATCTCCTTGCCGGTCCAGTACTCGACCTGGAGGTCCGGGGCCGCGGTGGCGACGCCGCCGCGGAAGAACCCGTCGTTCCAGGCCTTGAGGGCCTTGCCCGACGGGCGGACCACGGCCGCCCGGTCGTTGAGCCAGCCCGTCGCCAGGTCCTGGACCCGCGCGGAGGGCCCGTAGCGGGCGCGGGCGGCGGCCGCGAGCTTCGGGAAGGAGGCCTGCGGGTCGCGGACGACCAGTGCCTGGTACTCGTCGGCGCCCAGGTGCCAGGCCCCGGCGGGGAACAACGGCAGGTACTCGCGCAACAGTTCGTCCACGAGGCGGGCGGAGGCGGGGTTCGCTATGTCCACCGCGCCCTTGACGGCCCGGCCGTTCACGTCGCGCAGCTGGAGTTCGGGGTGTGCGCGCAGCACCGCGCCGAGGTGTCCGGGAGAGTCGATCTCGGGGACGACCGCGATGTGCAGGCGTGCGGCGAGGGCGTTGATCCCGCGTACGTCGGCCTTGGTGAGGTGCGGGGTGGAGACGATCTCCGGGTGGGTGTCGGACTGGATCCGGAAGGCCTGGTCGTCGGAGAAGTGCAGGCCCAGCTGGTTGAGCTTGAGGTCGGCCATCTCGCGCAGCCGGTTCTCTATCCAGGCGGGGGTGAAGTTCTTGCGCGCGATGTCCAGGTTGAGGCCGCGCTGGGGTTTGGCGGGCGCGTCCTCGACCGTGCCCTCGGGGGCGGAGCCGGTTCCGCGTATCTCCTGTTTGAGGGTGCGGGTTCCGTAGAAGACGCCCGCCTCGTCGGGGCCGGTGATCCGGACCCGGCCGTCCTGGACGGTGAGGGTGTACGACTCGGGCGGGCCGGAGCCCTTCGCCGCGAGGGCGAGCTGGACGTCGCCGGGCCCCGGCCGCGTCGATTCCGCGTAGCCGAGCTTCAGCTCGCCGGCGAGCAGTTTCGCCTCGTCGGACAGGGCCTTGCTGTCCGCGGGGGATATGACGACCCGCGCCGCCGGGGCGGGCTTCCAGCCGGGGCCGCGGGCGGGGTGGTGTTCCCGTACGGCCGGGACGGTGCGCGGGGCGGTGGAGAGCGGGTGGGCGGACGGCGGGGGCGAGGGCGGTTCGGCGGGGCTCGCCGCTGGGGAGGGCGTGGATCCGGTGGTGCCCGCGCTCCGGGGGCCGGCCCCGGACGGCTCGGCTCCGGCGGAGCAGGCGGGCACGGCGAGGGCGACCAGCGCGGCGGCCGCCGCCGTGGTCAGGGCCCGGCCCCGCCGGAGCCGCCTCGTGCGCTGGCCCATGTCGATCCCGTCCTGCCGCCGTGTCCCCCGTACCAACCTGGCACGGGGGACACGGGGGCGCGACCCGGGGGTCGGGCAGGCCCGGGCTCAGCCCAGGGCGTCCACGGCCGTCGCGGCGAAGCCGTGGTCCTGCTCGGGGGCACCGCCGCCGACGCCGATGGCTCCGACGAGGCGGCCGTCGCGGTGGACGGGCAGCCCGCCGGCGATGAAGAGCAGCGGCCGGTCGAGGGCGGTGGGCAGGGTGTGGAAGGGGCCGCCGGGCTGGACCGCGTCGACGAGGCCGGCCGTGGGGGCGTTCAGCTGGAGGGCGGTGTACGCCTTGCGGGTGCTGGTCTCGCCGGAGATCAGCACGGCCCGGTCGTCGCGGCGGAAGGCCAGCGGGTGGCCGCCCGCGTCCAGGACGGTGACGCTGACCGTGACCCCGGCGGCTTCGGCGGCGGCCGTGGCCGTGGCGACGAGCAGTTCGGCGTCCCCGGTGGTCAGCGGGGCGACCGCGGTACGGGGGGCGGTGGCGGTACGGGACATGGCGGTGCTCCTGGGAGGGGGATCAGTGGTGGGCCGGGACGGGGGTGGTGGGGGCGGGGGCGGGGGTGGTGGGGGCGGGGGCCCCGGCGGCGACGGTCCGGCTCGCCGTCGCCGCTCGTCCCGTACGGCGCTCCAGCGCTCCGGAGACGAGGGCGAGGACGAGGGCGGAGGCGGCGAGTGCCGCGCCGACCCAGTCAGGGGCGGTCCAGCCGAGGCCGGCGGCGATCACGAGGCCGCCGAGCCAGGCGGCGAGGGCGTTGCCGAGGTTGAAGGCGCCGATGTTGACGGCGGAGGCCAGGGTGGGGGCTCCGGCGGCCTGGTCGAGGACCCGCTTCTGCAGCGGGGGCACGGTCGCGAAGCCGAGGGCGCCGATGAGGAAGAGGGTGACGGCGGCGCCGGTCCGGGTGTGGGCGGTGAGGGTGAACAGGGCCAGTACGACGGCCAGCGCGCCCAGGGACGTGTACAGCATCGGCATCAGGGCCCGGTCGGCGAACCGGCCTCCGACCAGGTTGCCGGCGACCATGCCCAGGCCGAGGAGGACGAGCAGCCAGGTGACGGAGGTGTCGGCGAAGCCGGCGACGTTGGTCATCATCGGGGTGATGTAGGTGATGGCGGCGAACACCCCGCCGAAGCCGAGGACGGTCATGCCCATCGCGAGCAGCACCTGGACGTTGCGGAAGGCGGCCAGCTCGTGACGGACGCGGACCCCCTCGGGGCGGGGGAGGTCGGGGACCAGCCGGGCGATGCCGAGCAGGCCGATCACGCCGAGCGCGGCGACGGCCAGGAAGGTGACGCGCCAGCCGAGGGTCTGCCCGACGAGGGTGCCGAGCGGGACTCCGACGACGTTGGCCACGGTCAGGCCGGTGAACATCATCGCGATCGCGCCGGCCTTCCGGTCCGGGGCTACGAGTCCGGCGGCGACGACCGCGCCGATGCCGAAGAAGGCACCGTGGGCGAGGGAGGCGACCACGCGTCCGGCGAGCATGATGCCGAAGGCGGGGGCGAGTGCGGAGAGCACGTTGCCCGCGACGAAGAGGCCCATGAGCAGCATCAGCATGCGCTTGCGGGGTACGCGGGTGCCGAGGACGGTCATCAGTGGGGCACCGAGGACGACGCCGAGGGCGTAGCCGGTGACCAGGAAACCGGCGGTCGGGATGGAGACGCCGTAACCGGCGGCGACCTCGGGGAGCAGGCCCATGATCACGAACTCGGTGGTACCGATCCCGAAGGCCCCGATGGCGAGGGCGAGGAGGGCGAGAGGCATGAGGGAGGTGCCCTTCAGGGGGTGGGGGGTACGGGGGCGGGCGGACGGCATGATGTTGCGTTCGCCGTTTGCCTTCGTCCACATTAATTGCAGACGCGGGATATTTGCAAGCGCGGGCTATTGCGGGGGTGGCCTATCCTGGCGGTACGCACTGCACACGCACTGCACACGCACTCCGCACGGCGGAAGCGCACGGCACAGACGCACCGCGCAGCAGCTCGGCGGTATCGCACCGTCGACGGGGACCATCGACGGAGGAGCCCATGACGGCCACGGACAGCGCACTGACGGGCCTCGCCCAGGGCTGGTGCGCCCTCTCCCTCCTGCACGGCCGGATCGAGGCGCACATCGAGCGGGCGCTCCAGACGGGGCACGGACTGAGCGTGCGCGAGTACTCGCTGCTGGACGTACTCAGCCGGCAGCACGGCGGCCCGGGGGGCCACCTGCGGATGCACCAGGTGGCGGAGTCGGTGGTGCTCAGCCAGAGCGCGACGACCCGGCTGGTCAGCAGGCTGGAGGACCGCGGACTGCTGAACCGCTACATCTGCGACACCGACCGCCGGGGCATCTACACCGATGTGAGCGCGGCGGGCCTGGCCCTTCTGGCAGAGGCCCGCCCCACGAACGACACGGCCCTGCGCGAAGCCCTCGACGAGGCCGCACTCAGGCCGGAACTGGCCCCTCTGGTCGCGGCGGTCGAGAACACCCGGGGCCAGGCCCTGTCTCCTTGACGGACGGGGCGCCGGATCGCGGTCCCGCGGGAGAGGGACGGAGGACGGGCTAGTTGCCCGCCGGGGTCGGGGAGGGTGCGGTGCCCGCCGTGCGGAGGGTGGACGGGGTGGCGGAGGGGGCGGAGCCCGCGCCGGAGCCCGTACCCGGCTCCCCGCCCGCGGGCGTGGTCGGCGGGGCCGTGCGGGGCGCCCGCGAAGGGGTCGCGCCGGGCGTCGGCCCGGCGGACGGGGTCCGCGACGGCGCGGATGCCGGCGGCGGCGACACGGAGGCCGAGGGGGGCGCGCTCGGCTGCGGGGAACCCGAGGGCGTCGGCGAGGTGAACTCGGGCGGCGAGGCGGGCGGCACCGGCCGGGGCCCGGCCGGGTCGGGCCCGAGGACCAGGAACCCGGCGAGGGCCGCCGCCGCCAGGCCGGACAGGCCCGCGAGCGTCCACGCCGAGCGCCGCACCCAGGGGGTGCGCAGGGACAGCCGGCGCAGGTGTGGTCCCGGCGGGTCGGCGGGGCGCAGCGTGACGACCGTGACCTCCTGCGCCCGGGCCGCCAGGGCCTCGCGCAGCAGATGCTCCACGGGGCGTTCGCCCTCGGGCGTGGTACCCGTAACCCGGGTCATACCCGTCCCTCCAGAATCCGTTCGAGTGCGTCCAGCGCGCGGCTCGCGTTCGACTTCACCGCACCGCGGCTGATGCCGAGGGTGTCGGCTATCTCCGCCTCGCTGAGGTCGGCCCAGTAACGCAGCACCAGGACCTGGCGGCGGCGCGGCGTCAGCCCGCGCAACGCGGCCAGCACCTCGCGGTGGGCCTCCCCCAGGACGACGGAGGCCTCGGCGGAGGGGACGTCGGCGGTCACCGGCGGGATCCAGGCCCTGGCGGTGCGGCGGCGGCGCAGCACGGAGCGCGAGGTGTTCACGACGGCGGTGCGCAGGTAGCCCAGGGCGTTGTCCACCTCCGCGATCTCCTCCCCGTAGCGGCGGTACAGGGCGGTGAAGGCGTCCTGTACGACGTCCTCGGCGGTGCCCGGGTCGTCGACGAGGAGCACCGCCAGGCGCACCATGGCGAGGCGGTGCGCGTGGTAGAGCTCGGAGACGGTCGGGGGGCGCGGGGGCGCGTCCCCGACGGCGTCGGGGCCGAGGGGGTGGGCGTGGCCGTAGGTGTACGCGTAGCGGGACGCGTTCGGGCGGGCGTCTGGCCCGGCCGTCGGCGGCGCGGACCGCTCGCGGCGTGAGAGCCACCACCACAAGCCCCGCCACGCCCGGGCGAACCCGGGCGTGAGGGGGCTGATGGATGGTGCGAGGTCGAGCACGGGTGTCCTCAGCTGCTGGTGCGCCGCCGCACGGTGTACAGGGCTCCGGCCCCGACGGCGACGAGCCCGACGGCTCCGGCGGCGAGTGCGACGGTGGTCGCGGAAGAGCCAGTATGCGCGAGCTCGGATCCACCGGGTCCGGCGGAGGGCTCGGCGGAGCCTGAACCCGAGCCGCCGCCGGCGGGCGCCGACGGCGAGGCGCTGGGCTTGGTGCCCGCCGGCTCGGTCGCGATGACGCTCGGCTTGGCGCCGCCGGGCTGGCTCGGGGCGGCGCTCGGCGTGGCGCTCGACGTGCCCCCGCCCGGGGTGGTCGGCGAGGAGCTCGGCTTCGCACCGGCCGGGGTGGACGGTACGGGGCTCGGCGCCGCGCTCGCGGTGACGCCGGGCGCCGCCGCGCCGGAAGAGGCCCCCTCCGAGGCGAAGGCCGGGCCGCCGAGGGCGACGACCGCCCCGGCGGCCGCGACGACGGCGGCCCGGCGGGCGGACAGGGGAACGCGCTTCAGGTTCTTCACTCTGGTTCTCCACGGTCGGGTCGAGGGCTCGGAACTTCGCCCTTCACCCCTCCACGACGTGCGAGTCCCGGATCGGTTGCCGCCGTTCCCGAAAAACTTTTCCCCGGTCCTCCGCCCCCGCTCAGTGCCGGTCCGAAGGGGGTCCCGCGGGGCCCGCGGGCGGCCAGGGGACCTCCTCCAGCAGCGGCAGGAGCGTCTCCTCCTCGTGGTCGAGGTGGGCCGTCAGCTCCGCGGTCATCCGACGCAGCCCGGACCGCAGCCGCTCCGGTTCGGCGATCGCCACCCGGCCCAGCAGGTCGACCAGTTCGCCCTGGATCCGCGCCACCGTGCGGTGTTCCTCCCGCAGCCGTTCGAACGTGTCCGCCAGGTGGGGGTGGTGGGCGGCGATCCCCGGGAAGAGGTGCGCGTCCTCACTGGTGTGGTGGAACTCCAGGCTCTGGCAGAAGGCCAGACAGCGCTGGCGGATCTGGAGTGCGAGCCCGGGCGCGGGCGGTTCGCCGGGACCGGTGTGCGCGGCGCGGGCCGCGAGGTGGGCTTCGGTCTCGGCGCTGACGTGGCGCAGCTGGGCCCGGAGCCAGGTGTGCACCTCCAGGAGTTTCCCGGCGAGGGTGCGGACCTCGCCCGGTGTGCGCCATCCGTCGGGTTCGGCCGGTTCGAGGACGACGACGGGCAGGGTACGGGCGGTGCGGTCCCGGTAGTCGGCGTAGCCCGGTGCGGCCTCCAGCACGTGGGCGAAGAGGGCCTCGCGGCGGGCCCCTTCGGCGGGTACGGCGAGCGCCTCGAAGGTGTCGGTGCCGAGTTCCACGCGGACCTGGGGGTGGGCGAGCAGGTTGTGGTACCAGTCCGGGTGGTGCGGGGAGCCGAGGTTGGAGGCGACCACGACCGGCGCCCCGTCGTGGCGGACGTAGCCGAGCGGTGTCGTGTGCGGCGCGCCCGAGCGGGCGCCGGTGGTGGTCAGCAGGAGCAGGTCGGCGCCTTCGAAGGGGCCGCCCACGCGGCCGCCGTTGGCACGGAACTCGTCGATGACGGACTGGTTGAAGGATGTGGGCACGGTGGTGTCTCTCCGGTGCGTGTGGCGGGGCACACCGCCGTCCGGCGTCCTACGGGCCTCGGGGCGCGGGAGTTGCCGGTTCCGGGGTGTGCGGAGGAAGGCGTACGGACGTCCGTACGGGGGATGCTGTGGCGGAGCTGACGGGCGAGCCGGTACGCGGCTGCCGCTCTACGTCAACTGCGGGGCGCGGAGTGTGCACTCATGGCGGGTCCCGTGGGTGAGGGGTGTTCCGCCCGACCGCCGGCCGGCCCACTGCTCTTTGGCCGGCGTCACGCGACACCGCTGCCCATTACACGCACCGGGTGCGGGTGGTGTCAACCCGTTCGATCTTGGCGGCCGGTGTCCGTCAGCCCGCGCAGGGCCCGGCCCAGCAGGGCCACTCCCTCCTCGATCTCGCCCGCCGGTCCGGCCGCGTAGCCCAGGACCAGGCCGGGCGGGCCCGGACGCAGCCGGTGCCAGGACAGCGGGTGGGTCTTGACGCCGAGGGCGAGGGCGGCCGAGGCCAGGGCGGTGTCGTCGAAGGAGGCGCCGTCGAAGGTGACCATCAGGTGCAGGCCTGCGGCCGCCCCGTGGACGCGGGCGCCGGGCAGCAGCCCGGCGACGGCGCGCAGCATCGCGTCCCGGCGGCCGCGGTGACGGCGGCGCAGGTGGCGCAGGTGGCGTTCGAGTTCGCCGGAGTCCATCAGGCGGGCGAGGACGAGCTGGGCGAGGACGGGATTGCCGAGGTCGGCGTGGCGTTTGGCGGCGACGACCTCCTCCCGCAGGCCCGGCGGGACGAGCAGCCAGCCCAGCCGGAGGGCGGGGGCGAGCAGTTTGGACACGCTTCCGGCGTAGCAGACGGCCTCGGGGAGCAGTGCCCGCAGGGCGGGTACGGGGGCGCGGTCGTAGCGGTGTTCGGCGTCGTAGTCGTCCTCGATGACCACTCCCCCGGCGGCGGCCCAGTCCAACAGCTCGCGGCGGCGCTCGCCGTCGAGGACGACACCGGTCGGGAACTGGTGCGCCGGGGTCAGCAGCA
Protein-coding sequences here:
- a CDS encoding heme-binding protein; the protein is MSRTATAPRTAVAPLTTGDAELLVATATAAAEAAGVTVSVTVLDAGGHPLAFRRDDRAVLISGETSTRKAYTALQLNAPTAGLVDAVQPGGPFHTLPTALDRPLLFIAGGLPVHRDGRLVGAIGVGGGAPEQDHGFAATAVDALG
- a CDS encoding family 2B encapsulin nanocompartment shell protein, which produces MTVDASTEAQPAPPRQSSLGTAAARNLATTTKSAPQMQEITSRWLLRTLPWVETKGGTYRVNRRLSYTVGDGRIEFVQDGATVRVIPRELGELALLRGFDDVEVLGALAARCVQRDFGPGEVLVQRGTPADRIHLVAHGRIAQTSVGKYGDEVAVAVLADGDRFGENALLDADAEWDYSATAETAGTLLSLSRADFASVLSNAPQLQAHVQRFSSLPRQRQNKHGEAEIAMSAGHTGEPELPGAFVDYELNPREYELSIAQTVLRVHTRVVDLYNGPHNQTEEQLRLTIEALRERQEHELINNREFGLLHNASFKQRIQTHSGPPTPDDLDELLCRRRGTKLFFAHPRTIAAIGRELNARGLYPDHVDLGGQQVPAWRGVPILPCNKIPISKDNTSSILAMRTGEDNQGVVGLRQTGLPEEYEPGLSVRFMGIDEQAIISYLVTTYYSAAILVPDALGVLENVQIARSRD
- a CDS encoding glycoside hydrolase family 20 protein, with protein sequence MGQRTRRLRRGRALTTAAAAALVALAVPACSAGAEPSGAGPRSAGTTGSTPSPAASPAEPPSPPPSAHPLSTAPRTVPAVREHHPARGPGWKPAPAARVVISPADSKALSDEAKLLAGELKLGYAESTRPGPGDVQLALAAKGSGPPESYTLTVQDGRVRITGPDEAGVFYGTRTLKQEIRGTGSAPEGTVEDAPAKPQRGLNLDIARKNFTPAWIENRLREMADLKLNQLGLHFSDDQAFRIQSDTHPEIVSTPHLTKADVRGINALAARLHIAVVPEIDSPGHLGAVLRAHPELQLRDVNGRAVKGAVDIANPASARLVDELLREYLPLFPAGAWHLGADEYQALVVRDPQASFPKLAAAARARYGPSARVQDLATGWLNDRAAVVRPSGKALKAWNDGFFRGGVATAAPDLQVEYWTGKEIGARPPLEYLSAGRKVVNLNDEYLYYVLGQPNQFTYPTGRRIYEEWTPRVLRGTTAVPARYDAQILGGRLAVWADLAGAQTQDQVAAGIRLPLAALSQKLWDARTPQASWADFRALADRVG
- a CDS encoding geranyl diphosphate 2-C-methyltransferase encodes the protein MTTEITPTRGASAFIPAPATPYQGDIARYWNEEARPVNLRLGDVDGLYHHHYGVGPVATEALGDPADSTYEKKLVAELHRLESAQTDVLLDGLGTIGRDDTLVDAGCGRGGSMVMAHQRFGCKVEGVTLSAKQADFANQRARELGIGDRVRARVCNMLDTPLESGSVSASWNNESSMYVDLHDLMSEHSRILKVGGRYVTITGCWNPKYGQPSKWVSQINAHFECNIHSRREYLRAMADNRLVPQTVIDLTPDTLPYWRLRATSSLVTGIEEAFIKSYEDGSFQYVLIAADRV
- a CDS encoding family 2 encapsulin nanocompartment cargo protein terpene cyclase, which gives rise to MPDSGTSPLRSALPGTVLRPPLPTGPALPFGPAAGTSVPGAEAAAPAVEGAGGDLAAGAVREAGTAAVPGPNPALDRIVRGPSGMGTSGLYPARRVRPPVPSAAADAPAEGRPIPGLYHHPVPEPDPVRVAEVSRRIKRWAVDEVEAYPPEWEDQFDGFSVGRYMVACHPDAPTVDHLMIATRLMVAENVVDDVYCEDHGGSPVGLGGRLLLAHTALDPLHTTTEYQGVWAESLLSDAARRSYRSAMAYFSEAATPSQADRFRHDMARLHMGYLAEAAWAQTDYTPEVWEYLSMRQFNNFRPCPTITDTVGGYELPPDLHALPALQRVIALAGNATTISNDLYSYTKELKSPGKHLNLPVVIAEQEGLSDKEGYLKAVEVHNELMHEFEAEAAALAASWPDPRLLRFLRGVAVWVDGNHYWHMTNTYRYSLPDFW
- a CDS encoding RNA polymerase sigma factor, which gives rise to MLDLAPSISPLTPGFARAWRGLWWWLSRRERSAPPTAGPDARPNASRYAYTYGHAHPLGPDAVGDAPPRPPTVSELYHAHRLAMVRLAVLLVDDPGTAEDVVQDAFTALYRRYGEEIAEVDNALGYLRTAVVNTSRSVLRRRRTARAWIPPVTADVPSAEASVVLGEAHREVLAALRGLTPRRRQVLVLRYWADLSEAEIADTLGISRGAVKSNASRALDALERILEGRV
- a CDS encoding MFS transporter, giving the protein MPLALLALAIGAFGIGTTEFVIMGLLPEVAAGYGVSIPTAGFLVTGYALGVVLGAPLMTVLGTRVPRKRMLMLLMGLFVAGNVLSALAPAFGIMLAGRVVASLAHGAFFGIGAVVAAGLVAPDRKAGAIAMMFTGLTVANVVGVPLGTLVGQTLGWRVTFLAVAALGVIGLLGIARLVPDLPRPEGVRVRHELAAFRNVQVLLAMGMTVLGFGGVFAAITYITPMMTNVAGFADTSVTWLLVLLGLGMVAGNLVGGRFADRALMPMLYTSLGALAVVLALFTLTAHTRTGAAVTLFLIGALGFATVPPLQKRVLDQAAGAPTLASAVNIGAFNLGNALAAWLGGLVIAAGLGWTAPDWVGAALAASALVLALVSGALERRTGRAATASRTVAAGAPAPTTPAPAPTTPVPAHH
- a CDS encoding LAETG motif-containing sortase-dependent surface protein, which translates into the protein MKNLKRVPLSARRAAVVAAAGAVVALGGPAFASEGASSGAAAPGVTASAAPSPVPSTPAGAKPSSSPTTPGGGTSSATPSAAPSQPGGAKPSVIATEPAGTKPSASPSAPAGGGSGSGSAEPSAGPGGSELAHTGSSATTVALAAGAVGLVAVGAGALYTVRRRTSS
- a CDS encoding MarR family winged helix-turn-helix transcriptional regulator is translated as MTATDSALTGLAQGWCALSLLHGRIEAHIERALQTGHGLSVREYSLLDVLSRQHGGPGGHLRMHQVAESVVLSQSATTRLVSRLEDRGLLNRYICDTDRRGIYTDVSAAGLALLAEARPTNDTALREALDEAALRPELAPLVAAVENTRGQALSP